ACATGGAAAAATTTTagaagaagttattgaaaaatttgatcATAATTGGCCATTAAGAGAAAATACTTTAGATCCGATATTAAAACAGCTGGTCATTGTTGAGGGTAGCACATTAGCAGTgtttaatgaaactttaatcGCTTTAACTTCTGCTTTAAAAGAAACTAAGGATAGAAAAAGAatgtttacaatttcaataattttggtAGAATTAATGAAAAGTGATGCATTGTTTTCTGCAATAATAGACGCATGTAAGTGTCGAATGCAAAACAAAATGCAACAGGAGGAATTTGATGAAACATGGCGAAACacgatacaaattttaatttcgttACCCAGTCGTGTAGCtaataaattggaaaataatACATTCGATAGTTTTTCTCTTCCGATGTATTTTAAAGCAATAAGTTTTTATATAGTTCGGGCAATTTCCTTTATAAGCGTTGGTTCGCATTATGGTATCACAGCAGATACAAAATCACTCTCATTTTTAATCAACAAATTGGTGATTACTGCAAAATCAGAAAATTTCTTACctcttattgaaattttaacagAATGGTGtttccaaaataaaaataatgaacgaAATAcgatagaaaatatattaagaaCACTAGATACATCTAGTATTGAACCAGTAgcagtattatttttaaaacactCCAGTATACACTTTGGAGTGTatcaaatttttggaaatttaataTCAGATTCGAATTGGAAGTACACGTTAACGACAAAAATTCCCTTAATGTGTTACTATGACAATAATAATTTAGTAATAAACTTAATATCATATTTAgcagaatttttaaatagagATCACATCTTGattgatttattaatgaaacttttggaTGTTTGGGGTGATAAAAGTGCTTTAAATCATACTTCTTTAGAGCAGCATACATATAttactaaattaataattatgtgtATAAGAAAATCAAAACGGTATTTAAATTGGAATCAAAAAATTGATATTCAAGCATTATTAGCTTCCGGTATGTCGAATCACCTCCAATGCACTCATATTATTTTAAGAGCGATAGGAATGTCTGTTGGTGAAATTTTCACTCAAGAATTATTTGAATCAGAGAATGGACAAAAACTTTCCTTTGATTATAACGGTATGCCAACTGAAGTAATAGAATTAGTTGAATCATTGAAAAAACTACATGTAGTAACAAGTTCAGAAACAGAGAAACACGCTAAAGTGAATGATCTAGTTTTTGAAGATATTGAATTTAACACATTAGGTGACAAGAAAATGTACGAATTAGGTATTGAATGTAACATTTTGCCTAAAAATGTGGTAGAAATGAAACGTAATAGTAAAAATGCAGAAACAGATTTGAGAGAATCAATTACTTCGTTTGAAATCATTTCAAAAGATAATGTAACAAATGAAAGCAATATTGAAAGTAATTCAGAAATTGATAGTGATGATGATTTAGTACCATACGATATGTCCTATGATACAAAGATCAGCGAAAAATTACGACCAGCCTATTTGCGGGATCTGCGcgataatttagaaaatgaaaaaacttCAACAAACCCAGATATTTTTTTGGAATCTCTAAAAGTTTCTGAGGAATTAATATTATCTCAATTACCAGGCGACGACGAATCTTTTGCAATTGAATTATTGCGACTTTTTATCGTGCTTAAAGAAATTTGTTatgtagaaaattttgaaatattaaaattcaaatcTTGCGTAGCTATAGTGACTATTTATCCTAAAGAATGTGCTGAATTCTTGTGTAAACAGTTTTATATGGATCTAGATATGTATTCTGTAAGTCAAAGATTATTCTTCTTAGATGTATTGGCAGAATCAGCAAGAAGATTATCAAAGATTCCAGTTAATAAAGATAAAGAAGATACAGTTAGTAAAGCAAAAGTAaatccaaaaaagaaaaaagtttcagACAAAGTATCACTTTTCATTAATACAGAAAGTAGTCAGCGACATAGAGTATTATATAGCGATGATTTTGAAGATTTTGAGATGATGGAAGATCAAATTACAGATTggtctgaaattattaataaaagaattgaatcAAATACAAAAAGGTATACACATacaatgaaacctttgaaaacgTTTAAAAACAAATTTGGAAATGTGgcatcttcatttttttatccTTTGTTATATGGATTTGGTAAACAAGGCACTTGTTTAAATAGTGGATCACAGATCTTCTTAGATCAAGAAAACATCTTACTAATTCAGTTCTTGAAAACATTATCCACTATAATGGTAGCAGCACAAAATTGTCTATTAGCTTCAAAACTGGGcaaagaaattttagaattatcaTGGACATTGAGATATCATGATCAAGCAAAAGTTAGGATGTCAGTGATAGAAAATGTTGAAGCTGTATTAATCGCAGTGCCTAAAGATGTAATCATGAACGAATTATTTGAAACAGTTCTTGAAATAAGACAATGGCTTCTAGATTCGTTTCAAAATGTGATCTGTGGTGATCATGACAAAGAATGTAGGAGTTCAGCTGCTAGAGCCGTATTTTTAATCGACTCCATTATAGGTTcaacatttttaaaatgaactataattaaataaaaaatgttaatataaGTTAAATAATACGACAACGAAAATATTgcaagaaaaagtaaaataattttagaagatTTCAAACATTTTGTATAGCTTATATTAAAAGTTTGTTAAATAAGATAgagttttgtaaaatttatttctgtattatttaaaatatatgtaaaagcattaaaataatttttgaaact
This region of Osmia lignaria lignaria isolate PbOS001 chromosome 10, iyOsmLign1, whole genome shotgun sequence genomic DNA includes:
- the lqfR gene encoding clathrin interactor lqfR isoform X2, producing MMNMWKVRELMDKATNVVMNYTETEAKVREATNDDAWGPTGAMMQELAQATFTYEQFPEVMSMLWKRMLQENKRNWRRTYKSLLLLNYLVRNGSERVVTSSREHIYDLKSLENYTCIDEFGKDQGINIRHKVRELIDFIQDDDKLREERKKAKKNKDKYVGLSSEAMGMRFGGGDRWTDSPKWGKSSIDAYNDWDRDSRGKGFEDTNNSDDGEREDSDNDVHPSPKRGGREYRDTMDNIDRINKTAASTVSTNASPARMPRAIKKVDLGAAANYGREQSNNENNTKSVVDDDEDDDDDHDDNDDDFNPRANTQPAVQTPSANADFGDFTSAFGTPSVKTKDSNDEFADFTSAFNSSVTISNHQMQSQSSQAQINLIGTAIPNINSSITDNVNNAMFMNTQSVSTPPFTSLTSGNTFSQNPSMDSNVFDTLQPQMLSNQQTVNNNTASSNTDLLSDLDSLNSLSAAGSMDRRTDNANSNFFMNMNSTTPVAVNHGASKREKSIASTENLSKHAANRLLEELCSSVGSIKNQNSLEKLKSYISDYVKYFPGPLTPQKYSNLDFDLEIDPMLHGKILEEVIEKFDHNWPLRENTLDPILKQLVIVEGSTLAVFNETLIALTSALKETKDRKRMFTISIILVELMKSDALFSAIIDACKCRMQNKMQQEEFDETWRNTIQILISLPSRVANKLENNTFDSFSLPMYFKAISFYIVRAISFISVGSHYGITADTKSLSFLINKLVITAKSENFLPLIEILTEWCFQNKNNERNTIENILRTLDTSSIEPVAVLFLKHSSIHFGVYQIFGNLISDSNWKYTLTTKIPLMCYYDNNNLVINLISYLAEFLNRDHILIDLLMKLLDVWGDKSALNHTSLEQHTYITKLIIMCIRKSKRYLNWNQKIDIQALLASGMSNHLQCTHIILRAIGMSVGEIFTQELFESENGQKLSFDYNGMPTEVIELVESLKKLHVVTSSETEKHAKVNDLVFEDIEFNTLGDKKMYELGIECNILPKNVVEMKRNSKNAETDLRESITSFEIISKDNVTNESNIESNSEIDSDDDLVPYDMSYDTKISEKLRPAYLRDLRDNLENEKTSTNPDIFLESLKVSEELILSQLPGDDESFAIELLRLFIVLKEICYVENFEILKFKSCVAIVTIYPKECAEFLCKQFYMDLDMYSVSQRLFFLDVLAESARRLSKIPVNKDKEDTVSKAKVNPKKKKVSDKVSLFINTESSQRHRVLYSDDFEDFEMMEDQITDWSEIINKRIESNTKRYTHTMKPLKTFKNKFGNVASSFFYPLLYGFGKQGTCLNSGSQIFLDQENILLIQFLKTLSTIMVAAQNCLLASKLGKEILELSWTLRYHDQAKVRMSVIENVEAVLIAVPKDVIMNELFETVLEIRQWLLDSFQNVICGDHDKECRSSAARAVFLIDSIIGSTFLK
- the lqfR gene encoding clathrin interactor lqfR isoform X1, which produces MMNMWKVRELMDKATNVVMNYTETEAKVREATNDDAWGPTGAMMQELAQATFTYEQFPEVMSMLWKRMLQENKRNWRRTYKSLLLLNYLVRNGSERVVTSSREHIYDLKSLENYTCIDEFGKDQGINIRHKVRELIDFIQDDDKLREERKKAKKNKDKYVGLSSEAMGMRFGGGDRWTDSPKWGKSSIDAYNDWDRDSRGKGFEDTNNSDDGEREDSDNDVHPSPKRGGREYRDTMDNIDRINKTAASTVSTNASPARMPRAIKKVDLGAAANYGREQSNNGISGSQNNSLSIKQKSKNDILNDIFDSQNENNTKSVVDDDEDDDDDHDDNDDDFNPRANTQPAVQTPSANADFGDFTSAFGTPSVKTKDSNDEFADFTSAFNSSVTISNHQMQSQSSQAQINLIGTAIPNINSSITDNVNNAMFMNTQSVSTPPFTSLTSGNTFSQNPSMDSNVFDTLQPQMLSNQQTVNNNTASSNTDLLSDLDSLNSLSAAGSMDRRTDNANSNFFMNMNSTTPVAVNHGASKREKSIASTENLSKHAANRLLEELCSSVGSIKNQNSLEKLKSYISDYVKYFPGPLTPQKYSNLDFDLEIDPMLHGKILEEVIEKFDHNWPLRENTLDPILKQLVIVEGSTLAVFNETLIALTSALKETKDRKRMFTISIILVELMKSDALFSAIIDACKCRMQNKMQQEEFDETWRNTIQILISLPSRVANKLENNTFDSFSLPMYFKAISFYIVRAISFISVGSHYGITADTKSLSFLINKLVITAKSENFLPLIEILTEWCFQNKNNERNTIENILRTLDTSSIEPVAVLFLKHSSIHFGVYQIFGNLISDSNWKYTLTTKIPLMCYYDNNNLVINLISYLAEFLNRDHILIDLLMKLLDVWGDKSALNHTSLEQHTYITKLIIMCIRKSKRYLNWNQKIDIQALLASGMSNHLQCTHIILRAIGMSVGEIFTQELFESENGQKLSFDYNGMPTEVIELVESLKKLHVVTSSETEKHAKVNDLVFEDIEFNTLGDKKMYELGIECNILPKNVVEMKRNSKNAETDLRESITSFEIISKDNVTNESNIESNSEIDSDDDLVPYDMSYDTKISEKLRPAYLRDLRDNLENEKTSTNPDIFLESLKVSEELILSQLPGDDESFAIELLRLFIVLKEICYVENFEILKFKSCVAIVTIYPKECAEFLCKQFYMDLDMYSVSQRLFFLDVLAESARRLSKIPVNKDKEDTVSKAKVNPKKKKVSDKVSLFINTESSQRHRVLYSDDFEDFEMMEDQITDWSEIINKRIESNTKRYTHTMKPLKTFKNKFGNVASSFFYPLLYGFGKQGTCLNSGSQIFLDQENILLIQFLKTLSTIMVAAQNCLLASKLGKEILELSWTLRYHDQAKVRMSVIENVEAVLIAVPKDVIMNELFETVLEIRQWLLDSFQNVICGDHDKECRSSAARAVFLIDSIIGSTFLK